One window of Medicago truncatula cultivar Jemalong A17 chromosome 2, MtrunA17r5.0-ANR, whole genome shotgun sequence genomic DNA carries:
- the LOC11441286 gene encoding LOW QUALITY PROTEIN: 60S ribosomal protein L2, mitochondrial (The sequence of the model RefSeq protein was modified relative to this genomic sequence to represent the inferred CDS: inserted 1 base in 1 codon): MALQLLRNRTSASTFNLFTNALRRFSTAEVSNGIPQEARERMMYSDINSQIGSCMPLSSMRIGTIIHNIELNPGQGGKLVRAAGTNAKILKEPTSAYVLIQLPSGVKKLIDTRCRATVGTVSNPTHGDRKLRKAGHSRWLNRRPVVRGVAMNPVDHPHGGGEGKSKSSGGXGKGSRTPWGKPTKGGFKTGPLKRRK; encoded by the exons ATGGCTTTGCAACTGTTGAGAAATCGCACTTCAGCGTCAACGTTCAATTTGTTCACCAATGCTCTTAGACGTTTCTCTACTG CTGAGGTTTCGAACGGTATTCCTCAGGAGGCACGCGAGAGGATGATGTATTCCGACATAAACTCACAGATTGGGAGTTGTATGCCTCTCTCTTCAATGCGAATTGGAACAATCATTCACAACATTGAGCTGAACCCGGGGCAAGGTGGAAAGCTTGTTCGGGCAGCCGGTACCAATGCAAAGATCTTGAAAGAGCCCACATCAGCATACGTTTTAATCCAACTACCATCTGGTGTTAAAAAGCTGATTGATACTCGATGCAGGGCCACTGTTGGTACTGTCTCTAATCCAACTCACGGTGATCGCAAGCTTAGAAAGGCTGGTCATAGCAGATGGCTCAATCGGAGACCGGTTGTTCGGGGTGTGGCTATGAATCCTGTTGATCATCCTCATGGCGGAGGAGAAGGCAAGAGCAAGAGTAGTGGTG TGGGGAAAGGTTCCCGCACTCCTTGGGGTAAGCCAACCAAGGGTGGTTTCAAGACTGGACCTCTTAAGCGCAGAAAGTAG